The Onychomys torridus chromosome 9, mOncTor1.1, whole genome shotgun sequence genomic sequence TCGCAGGTTGCTCTGAGCCAGGCTGCTCTGGCTACTTCTGATCTGTCTGTCCACTTGCTCAGGAGGACATGGGCCATCACTGCACCTCTCTGTAGGCATTAGTGGCCTCTGGGAAGCCTTTCTCTGGTACATTCTCAGTACAACTGAGGAGACAGACAGCAGAAGAGACATGCCTTCCTTCCTACAAGGGCAGAAGCGAACTGTGAGGAGAAACAGGATCGGCCGCAGCTGGCATCTAGACACCAGCAGGTCAGCCTACCTGTAGACCTCATCTAAGTCTTAACTGActgattttgagacagtctcttgtagctcaggctggcctcaaacctgcgatgaaggtgaggatgaccttgaactcctgatcctcctgcctccacctccctagttctGAGATTATAGCCATGCCCCACCATGGCCACTTTAtatggtgggtgctgggaatcaaacatatGGCTTTGTGCATGATAGGCCAACACTACCTGCTGAGTTACATTTCCAGGCTGCAAGTCTTCATTATAAAAACAGCATTGGGAAATTTTCCATAAGGCTGACATAAGAGCTCAGATTTTAATGTCTGAACtatacaatttaaattttttttctgtatcaaaTCAACTTAAATACTAATACAGACTTTACTTTGCATTTCATTGGAATAACTTTACAGAACATTAGAAAACCTAGATTAGAGGTCAGCAAGCTTTCTGTTACAGGCCCAGAGCTATTTTTAGCTATCTGGGCTCTTCTGTTGTAACTACTCAACTCTGCCCTGAAGTTGCAAAAGCAGTCAACAAGGAGGGAACACAGTGGCTGAGTTACAGCTGTGGTGTTCACAAAAGCAACTGTGCCACCTTTGGCCACAAACTCAACCCACCAGCAGTATTGAATCCTAATagtcaataaaaacacaaaataaaaaaatgaattttagtgCCCGTGAAAGTTTTCAAAAATGATTTTCTAAAATTAGTAATCAGTGAACCAGGTAATTCCCAAATcacacccagcacttggggagttgAGGAGGGAGGGattagagtgagttcaagaccagcctgagcagaCACTATGCTCCAGTCACATATTGCCTGCTATGCATGCTGGCACAGCCCGGCGAGGTATGATTTGCTGAATAAAGTGGTTTTGGCATTTGAAATGAGAGTTgcacaaactaacaaacaaaatacttaacAATTGATTGCAAATAACAGTCTTACTTTGTCTACATCCCTACTGGAGATTTTCAAGTAAGACCCGTGATATGATAAAACATACTATACTGAGTGTCAGGACATGAGCATTTCAAACATGAAATTCACTCAGCCATGCTCTACATTAGCTTCCACCTCATATCCTTCACCCATCTCTCACAGCCTTCAGAGTACAGCCTTGATTCTTCTATGTCATCATAGGAACTGCAGGGCgggctctgtgtgtgttttctggtaaGGGATACCAACGACTCTCTTTAGGCTGTAACACTAAGTAGTGAGGACCATCTACTATCTAAATATGATCTGGTTCATCAGTGACATGATTTAATGCATAAAAACAGCCTCAAATTACCTAGGAAACTGACTAAAAACCCACCTCTTCTATATACTGGTGTATGATAGCTTTGACAGCTGGCATGTTGGTGGCATCCATCATAAGGGTAACTGCTTGCCCCTTCCGAATCTTCACTACCCCTTTGAAAACCTGCTGATTGTTGTAACAGGCAGCCAGTGTAGCAATGGCCATTACCTACAGGTAACAGGAGAGGGAGGAATCTCAGTTCATGAAGATATAACAAAAGGCACTATATGCACTCAGAGAGTTATtataacagaaatatatttcaaaatagtatCTGGAAAGAATGTTCTAGTTTATCCTATTACAAATATAATCATTATCCATTAAAAACTGTGAGATGAAAACAAGGGGAGGGTATGTGATCAAAAGTAAATGATTCTTATCCTGATGGAAACCTAAGCTGGGTATACAGACTTAGCTGAGCACCATTCAGAGCTATCAGTACCACATAAAACCAAGCTTTTGAGAAATTATAGAAATAACTGgtaaaggaaattaataaatgtaagaaaatagaggctgggctggacagatggctccgtggttaagagcactagctgctcttccagaggacctgggttcaattcccagcacccacatggcagctcacaactgtaactccagttccaggggatctggtactcttacacagacatacatgaaggcaaagcaccaatgcacataaaagaaaaacaaactttaaaaaatatacagagGCTAGATCTATATTGCTATCTTGAGTACAGAAAAGGATAAAAATACTTAGGTATTTAATAAAGAagttaatacatttatttattcttttcatgtATGTAGGCAATGTGGGATGCTAGGAATCTAACTCAGGTGGTCACTTAGTGGCAAGCGCCATGACCTCCTAAGATGCCTCATGTAACAGCCTTACTGGGTTTTAACAGCATGCTGGCCATGTAGGCTGAGGCAAATTCTTACTTATTAACATAATGATCTAGCTAGTTTAGAACAGATAATGGTAAAAGGGTAAAATCTAGATAGAAGGAAGGTTCTGGAAAAGTTGACTTTGTTCTTGAATGCTGTAACTCACTACTCCTGAGCAAAAAAGAACCCACCAGAGTCACTTACTTAAGAAACCATGACCCTGAAGAGCAAGACAGAACCTGTGTTCTACTCAGCCCAAGCACGACACTCCGTACCTGTGGAATGGCACAGAAGTTAAACACGCTTTGGTTCCGGAGCCTTGACAGGTAGGTGATGACGTGGGGGATGTGGTGCAGGGTGTTGGTTATGAGTTCATTCAAGCACTGCACGGCCACATCTATGTTTTCTGGCTTAGCAAAGTCTTCCAGCTTCTTAACATATCTGCTCCACACCTAATCAGTCAAGAAAGTACAGAACAAGTCAAGAGGGGCACAAGTAGAGAATTTACATGTCTTAGGTTTCCCCGGGGGTTGGAAGGGGCTCAGCATAGACCATTTAGCATGCAATGGGTGAGACCtggggcaggcttcttgctatctgttcttatatcttaaatgaacccatttctataaatctgtatctTGCTACGTAGCTTGTGGCTTAtcggtatcttacatcatgtttctcatggtggtggctggcagcgtctcctctgcctcagccttccacttcccagaattctcccctctctttgtcccacctatacttcctgcctggctactggccaatcagcattttatttattaaccaatcagagcaacacattcacagcacagagaacataccacagcacttccccccaccttttttttcaaaaaggaaggttttaacttttacatagtaaaattacatataacaaaacaaatgtagatggaattctaaacagtcttattaaataagaaacacagagccaaataaagagttaaaagcccagagatgagagcagtagccaagagctaagaccaccttatcttaccattttgctgctgtccttcccctcaaagagagaccttctcctgtgtgacccgtctttttattgcctttctgttctaccttctcattggctttaaacccaaccacatgatttcctcgtcactgcctatctatacagacctccaggtctctatggttggtactgagattaaaggttcaggtcactgcttggctgtgtccttgaacacacagactctgtctGCCAAgagatcagattaagggcgtgtgccatcagcagacttctgctaaatggcttgctgctagctctgacccccaggcaactttatttattaacatacaaataaaatcacatttcagcacaaataaaataacaccatagttcccccttctattctaataaaaagaaaaaaggaaaaaagttataactaatataagaaaaaccatatacaataagtacactaactatatacaatatatagaacagaaaggcaataaagacaggacacaggacgaaggtctctctctgaggggaaggacagcagcaagtggtataagataaggtggtctcagctcttggctactgctctgatctctgcttttaactctgcatttggctctgtgtttcttatttatttaataagaccgtttagaatttcatctacaaccaaaggacagagctaggcaggagcCTTTCTCAAGTCTGTCTGCCCAAGTATAAATACCCTACAGGCTCATTTTTCCACAAGATGGCTGGTCTCTTTGTTGCAACCCCAGCACCCTCAAGGCTGGGCTGGaaaatcctgagttcaaggctagcctgggcaaatACTCAAACTTTAGACTTCgagatttttaataaaatagttcCTTAGAATATTAGAATATAAATTTTTGCATCTGTTATATGCATTGCAAATGCATTTTCCTCACTTTGTgacatccttttatttttattctaaaagcACTTGGCTTTAGAACATTTTATGAAAAGTAGGAAGAAAATCCTGGAGGGATCTCAATAGTCACTGAATTTTCAAGCTTTTGTTCAAGGTTTAATTAAATCAGGTCTTGTATAGTAGacattctgtagttttttttttccacccagCACCCCCTGGGTCCAATCCATCCCACTTGTGTTGGCAAACCTACTGAAGGTCTGCAGTCAGAGAGCTCAGGTTGTGGCTACAGGACTACATTCAGGGGAAAGTCCAGCCCTGAGAGCTTGAGTTGGTTTGCCCAGGATGTATCTATGATTTGGAGGAAGTCTGCCAGAGACAGAAAAGGGTCAAAGCTATTCATTCATAAAGCCTGAGTTCCCCGGAtgcagccagtctagccaaagcAAATAACCTAATGGACTCCATCCATTCTGATGCTGCCAGGGTTATTTTGACTTAGTCAGTTGCAACCATTGGATTCAATGATTCATTTTTCAGAGTCTAAAACATCTCATATCAGTTACCTCTTGAGGCCAAAACTCTCTTCCTTCATGTTGGTCTTCCAGATAATCACGAATGATATTTGTTTTCTGCAGGAACAGACCCATTGAGTTGGCACACTCTGTGTCCTCACCAACTAAGGGGTCTTCAAACTCTGAGGCCGAGAACAGACGAGAAAGGCCAATTCCTACCAGCCCAGCAACGTAGTGGCAATACTGCAAAAGATTACAGTGTAAAGACTTTAATGACACAGAAACGTCTTGCCAGGCATCACTAGCCACGACAGAGGGAGTCCGGAGCACAATGTCTGAGCTGTCCTTTTGATTAAAACCCAAGCACATGAAAAGACAATCAAGATGTAACTACACCGTGTTCCTGACTCCTTGTGAGCACTCTGCATGCCTTCAATCCACAAACACACAAGACCTACTATTAGCCCCCCATTGCATAGATGACAAAACTCAGAAAGAGGTCAGTTACCTTGCCCATGGTGACTCATCTGCAAAGCCTAGGGCCACGacccagaggtgtgtgtgtgttttaaaatatttatttatttattattatgtatacagtgttctgtctgcacatatccctgcaggccagaagagagtgccagatctcattatagatggttgtgagccaccatgtggtggctgagaattgaactcaggacctttggaagagcaagcagtgctcttaacctctgagctatctctccagcacccctccaggtgtttatttttattttatttcttctcttttcgtATTAGGGTTTGAACTGCAgagctttgctttttgttttgtttttctgagacagggtttttctgtgtagctctagctgtcctggaacttcctatgtagcccaggctggccttaaactcacagagatccacctgcctctgcctcctgagggctaggattaaaggcatgcgtcaggCAGGATCTTACTCCCTTTATttttgccatattctgtagaccaggaaggCCTCAAccttgtgaccccccccccctcaccatCCAAcaagcattgtttttaaaatctgaaaagcACTGTTACTTCTGCATTATAGAAAATGATTTGGTCATTTACCTAAAATTTCACAGCATCTCAGGGATAATGTTACAATTCCCTTTGGCAACAGTAAGCCCCCTAGGGTATGCATTGTCATTGACAAGAGGATTCAACTTTAAGCTAAGTGGGTATGAGGACAGTCAACTGCAACAGATGTTGGTTAACCCAGAAAACCCAGATCTGGAGGCTATGCTGTCCTTGCTCTGAGCTTCACCATGGTGACAGCTGGCTATCTAACTTAGCAGATGTGGACCCTGCTTACAGAGACACTGACCTTGTCCCAGTCCTTCTTGGAGGTTACATGCTTGTCCACAAATTCTGCCATCCCACATCCCATTTTCTGGCAGATGTCAGCAATCACTGTTTGATATTTCTCAGCCAAATTTCTAAACTCCAGGGAGATCTGAAATGGAGgccataaaaaaaacaaaacacaagattACACACTTCATGCTACCAAACAGCAATGCACAACCCCGTAGAGCTCACAAGCCAGATCAGACAGCTACTTCCCTTCATCAGGCAGGTTCCCCAAGTACTTCTTTCTTGAGGCTAGTGTCTTTAATtcaagcaaatgaaaacaaaaagtatcCAGTAAAACAAGGAAGAATTCTGTCTTTCTGGAAACCTGAGGGAAGGTCTGCATTTTTCTTCAGGCTCTACTGTGGGACACACCCAGGAGGGCTTCTCCCACCCTTAGGGAACCAAGTCACAGCTATGGCACACTCCCAGGTCCCAGTATCACTTGCTGGCCATTCCAAGGGCATGAAGGCACATTATGGTGATAAGTCTCCTGGGACAATAAACGCAAATCCCAAACAGGGCCAGAGGCTCATGGCACTTTTAACTTTCAAAGATAAACTCCTCCCCTTATAAGTGGCCTTGGACAGATTACGATTAAGACACTGGCTGATTTGTTTTTCTAAGCCCCACcctccttttgagacaggttctcatgatATTCAGAACTGACTTAAACTCTTGTCCCCCTACCTTAGCTTCTCTGGAATTACTGATGTGTGCtgacatgcctggctgttttaaCCTTTTCTTgtcatttgggtttttgttgtttttcagacaAGTTTACATataatctggcctcaaactcactatgtagctgaggctagtcttgagctcctaatcctcctgcctccactgcccTCACCTCACCCAGCTACAAAAAGGCAGCAGAAAAGATGCAGAGTCAGCACTGGGGTTCTGGGGCCAGGTACCCTAGGTTCCAATCTTGACTCCCAGTTAGGCAAGGGACTTTAATTTCTCcatacctcagtttcctcatatgCAAAAATGTAGAAAGGACAGATACACCACAGATGGTATAATataagccaggagtggtggcacattgCAAAGGCTGAGGCAAACGTGGTGGTGATAGCATACTCCCAtaacgcaggcagatctctctgagttcaaggccagcctggtctatacagcaaattCCAGaatagcctaggctacacagaaaaaccctgtcttgaaaaaacaaaaccaaccaaacaaaaaaccctaaaggctgaggcagacaaACACGAGGCagcatgctcatacacacactgTGTATCAAGTAAAGAGAGTTCACTTGGCTTATTCGCAGAACAAGAATGTACGCAAATGGAGGTCTGCACAGCATATGTAgcaaaaacttttaaatttatcaACTGAGCTAAGAAATTGATCTTTAAAGTACATTCTATCTACCCTGCCTTGATAAGCATATTTTATAAGGACTAGAACCTTTTAGATTTGAATTTAAAATGCCTGATACCTTACAGGTTTTTCAAACCCAACACCACCTTACTCTGCTCCTTTCCCTCCCTGCCACAGCTCTGTCCAGCTCTGGGACAGCACCTTTACTCCTAAAGAAAGGTGTCCCAGGGCCAGACTTCCTCTACAGCCCTTCTGAACACACCTTTGCCACGCATTCCTGTCCTAAGCTGATTCCCAGAAATGAGAGGGTCTCCCATTCAGATAAAAACATGGCTTCACGTCCACCAGGATATCAACAGCTCACAATCACAAGCgacttctttctttctggccTATACTTTCAGCTCCCTTTTTTTCTACCTGGGACAATTCGCTGTTTCCTAACCTTCCTGTTCAAACAGGAAAAGATCAATTTGCCAATTTGCCGCTCACCTTTGAAGCCTTCTAAAGCCAAACATACCCTTCCCGTAGGACTGCCACATGCATCAAGGAAGacactggggctggggatttagctcagaggtagagcgcttgcctagcaaacacagggccctgggtttgatcctcagctccggggggtggggggaaagacATGGACTTTCCAAATGTACTAGATGAGGATCTGAAAATTATCTATCTCCCCTAAATTACTTTAACATTCTCACATTTTTGTATTCTTTCTGCTGGGCAGATGAGGCTATACTAAATTTGTATGATCCATATAAGAAAATTATCCCACAACCAGAAAGCATTTAAAGGTTATAATGTCCCAGCATGAAAAGTAGTTTGGGCTGGGTATGgtagcccttaatcccagcaccagggaaacagaggcaggtaggtctctgtgagctccaaaccaacctagtctacacagccacctccaggccagccaaggcaacacagtaaaatcctgcttcaaaaaaaaaaaaaaaaaaaaaaaaaaaaagcaaaatgaattttGGGAGGCAAGTTGTGTTCCTCAGGAGGTTGGGGTAGGAGGGttacaagttcaagggcagcttaaAACACAAAGTGAATTCATGGTCAGCCTGGGCAAATTATTGAGAAACTAtctgagtgggggtggggggttggggttGGCTGAGGATCTAGAGTAGTAATAAATAAGAGTAGCTAATGATCGTAGATTCCTGGGTTCCATACCTagtataaagagaaaaacaaaacccatttctGTTACTAAAAAGGTGCAACCAGGTGACTCACAGCATTTCATCCCTGTTAAGCAAGGCTCAAAGGCTCACAGTAAGTTTCAGAGGAAACACATTCACTGGCTGTCAGGTACCTGAAGGACACCAATGCCCCAGGTCCTTCCCTATGTCAGAGCTCTAACAGCTCACTCATTTCTCCAGACTTTCTCAGAGTCAGAGTACAGCATACCATATTTTGGGCTTTGGCCCTGAAAACATGATCTCAGTAAGTGGGAACAGACCTTTCCCAAAAGGAGTCTTTCTCACACCTGGCTGCACTCCTCTCTATTTACCTGACTCTCTCTCACTAGATTTCTTCACTGTCAAAGTCATATAAGGACTGTTCTCCAAAACTCTAGCAAATATGCACAAAATGAATATGCTCATTGGGGTATCAGGAACCCCATGACTTTGCTAAACACgaaaattctagaaaaagaaGTGAGGTCCATGGACAACATGAACTTTAGGACTCCTAAAGCTTAGGGCTTTAACTATAATCCACCTCAAGAGCTAATACCTACAGAACACTTAGTATGCATCAGGCACGCCTAAGAACTTTATACCTAAGAAACTACCTAACTCTTGCAGCTCTACCCATGCAGATTGGGATACTGAGTCACAACTCAGGGAAAGTGCCAAGGATCTCACCCCGGCTGCTGCAGGAGCCCAGACCCCACCCACAGGTGAAACCCATGCTAAACAGCAATCTCAGAATTCCAGCCTCACTACAGGCAACAAGTCTGTGTGAGCCAGTCtggaaattcatttttttaaaaaatattttgagagtcTATTTTTTAGAAGCCTGAAATGTGAATGCATCTTTCTGTAAGAACAGACTAGGGACTTCTCAACAACACCCTGTAGTATAGAATTGGAGAGCTGTTATCGTCTCTACCATACAGAGAGAAATCGAGGTAGGGAGGGGGTATACATCTCATTACCAGTTAGTAAACTGGGATTCTAACCAGAAAGGTCTGCCTCTGGACTCTCAGCTGCCAGAGGTCTTAGCCATCCCATCCGGCTGCCCTCCAGCTGTCCTACCAATTGTCACCATAGGTACCCAGAGGAGAGTCCACTACCGTGGGGAAGTCCTCCAGCACTTGGCGGTCCTTCTCCTTGCTCTCCATGAACCGCCACTCTGGCACGTAGAGGAAAGTGTGGAAGTTGCGCAGTATCGGGATCTTCTTCTCCACACTGATGGTCATGTCATCCTCCACAGTGTCCAGAGCTCGGAGAACcaggtaaaacacacatactGCGTGGCTGTGACAAAGGAAAGGCTGTTAGCAAGGCAACAAGCATGTGCTTTTCAACATTTATctattttgagtgtgtgtgtcgATGTGTCTGTGAACATGAATATACCTCAGCACATGTGTGATACCACCTCAGGGAATCAGTCCTCCCTTagcaccatgtgagttctggggacagaattcaggtcaccaggcttggcagcaggtgcctttacctgctaaactATTTCATCAGCCTCTTTtcgaaaacatttatttttaaataacatttaaagcAGAACGGCacttcatgcctgtaatctcagctctggggaggctgagacaagaggatcttgagttcaggacaaccagggctacaaagtgagaccctctctcaataACTGTCATTTAACTTGTTCCAAGCCATTTTCTAAGGTGTCTTACCAGTAGCTTTCCAGAGCTAGAAAGTGATCTCCAAAGCCTAGCATAGTTCCCCTGTCTGAATGGGAGAAATGAACTCTACAGTCtgtttattaaaaagtaaaatgaaatgctAAGCAGGTGGATGCCATACCACCCCTAGAATGCTTTATGTTTAACCAATGCACGTCAGGGACCAACAGGCAAATGTTTAGAGGGAACGAGTATTTTGCAGACACAAAACTTTTCAGCATGAACGCTGTCACAGTAACTGGTGTAAACTTGTGTGCTATGTGCACAAGAGGAAGCTTCTGAAGACTcagtatatttaaaatgtaaggtGACAAGCAGGCCAAGAAAAACACCGGGCCTGCTCACTGACAGATGCAGGTGCCAGGACTGAAAGTAATAAACATGGctgccccacccccttctctgaAAGGGCTGGCCAGAAAGGACGTTGGTACATGGCCAGGTGCCTGGAAGGGCATTTGCAAGTAAACACGTGGGCGTAGTGGAGGGGGGTTAGTCCTGCCTAAGCCACAACAAGGAGCCCATAATTCTAAGCAGCGAGTCACCGTGGCTGCAGTGACTCAAAGTCCCCTGGAAAAGCGGACCTCCCCCAGTCAGGGCTCTCCACTAACCGCATTTCCCCATCCAGCGCCTGGATGACGGCAGCAAAGCTGCGACTGGTTTGATTCAGATACTTGTAGCAGGTCttcaagctgctgctgagggagTCCTGTGGGCAGAGAAGACACACCGTGGTGACAGACGTGCAGCAGGAGTGGGGCTGGGGCAGGCAGCTGGCAGCTGGGCTCCGTGC encodes the following:
- the Fdft1 gene encoding squalene synthase, which codes for MEFVKCLGHPEEFYNLLRFRMGGQRKFIPKMDQDSLSSSLKTCYKYLNQTSRSFAAVIQALDGEMRHAVCVFYLVLRALDTVEDDMTISVEKKIPILRNFHTFLYVPEWRFMESKEKDRQVLEDFPTISLEFRNLAEKYQTVIADICQKMGCGMAEFVDKHVTSKKDWDKYCHYVAGLVGIGLSRLFSASEFEDPLVGEDTECANSMGLFLQKTNIIRDYLEDQHEGREFWPQEVWSRYVKKLEDFAKPENIDVAVQCLNELITNTLHHIPHVITYLSRLRNQSVFNFCAIPQVMAIATLAACYNNQQVFKGVVKIRKGQAVTLMMDATNMPAVKAIIHQYIEEIYHRIPNSDPSSSETKQVISTIRTQNLPNCQLISRSHYSPIYLSFVMLLAALSWQCLSTLSQVTEDYVQTGEH